The genomic DNA AGAGCGCGGCGGACGAATCCCATGCCGAAGGCACGGCGGTGCGCCCGGCGATCACATGGCGGGCGAAGCGGGCGATCGGCGAGAGCCATTGGTCGGTGAAGAGCACGATCTGCACGCCGCGCTGGTGTGCCTTTTCGGCAAAGCGGATCAGGCTCTCCTGGTAGCGCCTGATGTCAAAGATCACCAGCACGTCGCGCTTGCCCATGTCGATCAGCCGGTCGCGCCAGATGCTCTCCTGGCCGGCGAGGTGGTAGACGTCGGGCTGGATGATGGTGAGGTGCGCGGCCATGTAGCGCGCCAGCGGGTCGGTGAAGCGGCCGCCGATCAGGAAGGTCTTGCCGCGCCGCTCGGCGAGTGTCTTGGCGATGTCGGCCAGTTGCCTGTCGGACAGATGCCGGAACGTCTCACGCAGGTTGTCGAGCGTCGCCTCCAGCATCGGCGAAACGGCGCCGCCGGCGGGCGATGCCGGGTCGAGCGTGCGCGATGCCGGGGACTGCAACTGCGCCGCCAGTTCATCCTGCAGCGCCGACTGGAACTCGGGATAGTTCTGGAAACCCAATCTCGCGACGAAACGCAGGATAGTCGGCGAGGAGACGCCGGCCGCGGCCGAGAACTCGGCGACCGTCTTCAGTCCGGTCAGCGGATAGTTGGCAATCAGCGTCTGCGCGGCTCGGCGCTCGCCCGCGGGCATGGTGCCGATGCGGTCCGAGATCAGTTCGGCAATGCTGGAGATCATCGTTTTCCCCACCCCTTTGGCCCGGCTGACGCCGTTTTCGGAATTCCGCGTTTGACAAAGCCGGACAAAGTGTATGAAATCATTCACAGAGGCGCAATGAGGCAAAATACGTAACATACGATACAGCGCTCTCCAGGGGACGGCAGTATGGAGAAAGCACGGCTCACCAGCCTTGCACCGTCGGAGACCGTAAGGGTGACCAACCCCGGCGGCTC from Mesorhizobium sp. M1E.F.Ca.ET.045.02.1.1 includes the following:
- a CDS encoding MurR/RpiR family transcriptional regulator; this encodes MISSIAELISDRIGTMPAGERRAAQTLIANYPLTGLKTVAEFSAAAGVSSPTILRFVARLGFQNYPEFQSALQDELAAQLQSPASRTLDPASPAGGAVSPMLEATLDNLRETFRHLSDRQLADIAKTLAERRGKTFLIGGRFTDPLARYMAAHLTIIQPDVYHLAGQESIWRDRLIDMGKRDVLVIFDIRRYQESLIRFAEKAHQRGVQIVLFTDQWLSPIARFARHVIAGRTAVPSAWDSSAALFVVAETLIGAITRQLETAGAKRIRDLESLR